In one Echinicola marina genomic region, the following are encoded:
- a CDS encoding RagB/SusD family nutrient uptake outer membrane protein encodes MKHILKPILTIMIISIVHLLSSCEGFLDEKPEKSIVVPESLEDLQKLLDASRRGMNDGPGLSLLSGDELLTNDNGFGSYSTVEQNTYLWNQSIFENYGFEWTVFYQQVFYANVVLDGLKALSREDDPEGHDQVRGRALFYRANAFYNLLSLFSPAYVPGQNDGALGIPLRLSPDINQDAPRASLADSYEKVIEDLKESVTLLPQMPDYKSRPSQWAAHALLSRVYLSMGDYPNALNYAETALSIEDDLLDFNDLDLEATYPFEQFNNEVIFHSEMISHGFIRNSNTVVSPEIYGSYEENDLRKLAFFQENSFGMDFKGTYTGTVTYFCGLATDELFLNKSECLARIGDSDGAKETMDRLLEHRFLSGTYEGITGEGDVLLANLLTERKKELLCRGTRWADLKRLNKAPEFAKAIERTVNGQSYQLEPGSKRYVLPIPPDEINVSGIVQNER; translated from the coding sequence ATGAAACATATACTCAAACCCATACTCACCATCATGATCATCAGCATCGTGCACTTGTTAAGCTCTTGTGAGGGCTTTCTAGATGAAAAACCCGAAAAAAGCATTGTGGTCCCAGAAAGCCTGGAGGACCTTCAGAAACTTCTGGATGCTTCAAGAAGAGGTATGAATGATGGCCCGGGACTTAGCCTGTTGAGCGGTGACGAACTGCTCACCAATGACAACGGTTTTGGTTCCTATTCAACTGTAGAGCAGAACACTTACCTATGGAACCAAAGTATATTCGAAAATTACGGTTTTGAATGGACCGTGTTCTACCAGCAGGTCTTCTATGCCAATGTGGTATTGGACGGTCTGAAAGCTCTTTCCAGGGAGGATGATCCCGAAGGCCATGACCAGGTAAGGGGAAGGGCCCTGTTTTACCGTGCCAATGCCTTTTATAACCTGCTCAGCCTATTTTCACCTGCCTATGTCCCCGGCCAAAACGATGGGGCTTTGGGCATTCCATTACGCTTAAGTCCAGATATAAACCAAGATGCACCTAGGGCCAGTTTGGCAGATTCCTATGAAAAGGTCATAGAAGACCTAAAGGAATCTGTAACCCTATTACCGCAGATGCCCGATTACAAAAGCAGGCCCAGCCAATGGGCTGCCCATGCCCTGCTCTCACGAGTGTACCTGTCCATGGGAGATTATCCCAATGCCCTTAATTATGCGGAAACAGCCCTATCCATTGAAGATGACCTATTGGATTTCAATGATCTTGATCTTGAAGCCACCTATCCTTTTGAGCAATTTAACAACGAGGTTATTTTTCATAGTGAAATGATCAGTCATGGGTTTATCCGTAACAGCAATACAGTTGTCAGCCCTGAAATCTATGGGAGTTATGAGGAAAATGATCTTAGAAAACTGGCCTTTTTCCAGGAAAACAGTTTCGGAATGGACTTCAAGGGAACCTACACAGGAACTGTCACCTATTTCTGCGGCCTTGCCACTGATGAGCTGTTTCTCAACAAATCCGAATGCCTCGCCAGAATCGGTGATTCCGATGGGGCAAAAGAAACAATGGACAGGCTATTGGAACACCGCTTTTTATCCGGCACCTATGAAGGAATTACCGGGGAGGGTGATGTCCTTTTGGCCAACCTATTGACAGAAAGAAAAAAAGAGCTCCTATGTCGGGGTACCCGGTGGGCGGATTTAAAACGTCTCAACAAAGCACCTGAATTTGCCAAAGCCATCGAAAGGACAGTAAATGGTCAATCCTACCAGTTGGAGCCTGGGTCAAAACGGTATGTATTGCCCATCCCCCCTGATGAGATCAATGTCAGTGGAATAGTACAAAATGAAAGGTAA
- a CDS encoding MauE/DoxX family redox-associated membrane protein translates to MVSNVKNKYGLSTGMAYSLAFLYTYTAISKWYDWQATELALYNQVFPEWLGTILLYSLPPAELALAILLVGKRTVGPALWLSLGLLTVFTGYIFLVLIGVFNRVPCSCGGVLSALGWEEHLVFNLTFIVINLIGLYNIRPFKKRQAIVGN, encoded by the coding sequence ATGGTGTCGAACGTCAAGAATAAATATGGATTATCAACAGGTATGGCCTACAGTTTGGCATTCCTATATACCTATACGGCCATCAGTAAATGGTACGATTGGCAAGCGACAGAACTGGCCTTGTATAACCAGGTATTCCCTGAGTGGCTGGGCACTATCCTGCTCTATTCCCTGCCCCCTGCAGAGCTGGCACTGGCCATCCTGCTGGTCGGAAAGAGGACGGTAGGCCCGGCCCTTTGGTTAAGCCTTGGACTGTTGACGGTATTTACCGGGTATATCTTCCTTGTATTGATAGGTGTTTTTAATAGGGTGCCCTGCAGTTGTGGCGGAGTACTCAGTGCCCTTGGATGGGAGGAACACCTGGTGTTTAATTTGACATTTATTGTTATCAACCTTATAGGGTTATATAATATTCGTCCGTTCAAGAAGCGCCAAGCCATTGTAGGAAATTAG
- a CDS encoding Crp/Fnr family transcriptional regulator — protein sequence MNRFLSAEELKKEFDSFHQLDLSVYEHIAPYLVKKSYPKGTILKPFDEVEKNARYVYRGKLAMLYPSPKGMDYRVTVFRKGKIASDLMSYFNQSHSPYAIKAITYCTVLELSCLAEKELLDKFPEISPLSTSINRYILDDYTTWSHLTNLPVEKGLEIMHKCFREEKNDLTMKDLAFKFKCSVSTIDRTLKRLNIKS from the coding sequence ATGAACAGATTTTTAAGCGCTGAAGAATTGAAAAAGGAGTTTGATAGTTTTCATCAATTGGATTTATCCGTGTATGAGCATATTGCCCCCTACCTGGTCAAAAAAAGCTATCCAAAGGGTACTATCCTAAAACCCTTTGATGAGGTGGAGAAAAATGCGCGCTATGTTTACAGGGGCAAACTGGCCATGTTATATCCTTCACCCAAAGGCATGGATTACCGGGTTACGGTATTCAGGAAAGGAAAAATAGCCAGCGATCTGATGAGTTATTTCAATCAGAGCCATTCCCCTTATGCCATTAAGGCCATCACTTACTGCACGGTCCTAGAGCTCAGTTGCTTGGCAGAGAAAGAACTATTGGATAAGTTTCCGGAAATCAGCCCATTGTCCACCTCGATCAACCGGTATATTTTGGATGATTACACCACCTGGTCACACCTCACCAACCTTCCGGTAGAAAAAGGGCTTGAAATAATGCACAAATGTTTCCGGGAGGAAAAAAATGATTTGACCATGAAAGATTTGGCCTTTAAGTTCAAATGTTCCGTCTCCACTATCGATCGAACATTAAAAAGGTTAAATATAAAATCCTAA
- a CDS encoding terpene synthase family protein: protein MKQEKLYEEEQCSKLNPHFKVADQLCREWAATHIFFLNDEERKKTHDQQLNKFAARLFPNADKQEMLQISKLFLVLFCLDDRADQLKGQTRIKFWKELIKKYDHIHRGIHAYYNDAIGKLFWEIHWGWFRDRARKIGLGIQLSQFIRKFLKAGLWEAKNLQKNKPPTIIKYVHQLKHCSGAGIAIELLGYLQSNKQSPQVFHHPKLEPLYQTITEIICFSNDLSSFEKEKRDGDFHNLVLLKEMQYHIPLEESIKRIKERLDFLQQIYVNQHRTFPLLGNTHLQEKIRLIKAIYAMLQGMEIWVRKDTRRYKNNSE, encoded by the coding sequence ATGAAGCAGGAAAAGCTGTACGAGGAGGAGCAGTGCTCAAAACTCAATCCACATTTTAAAGTGGCAGACCAACTTTGCAGGGAATGGGCAGCAACCCATATTTTTTTTCTAAATGATGAGGAAAGAAAGAAAACCCATGACCAGCAGCTGAACAAATTTGCCGCGAGGCTATTTCCCAATGCAGACAAACAGGAAATGCTTCAGATTTCCAAATTGTTCCTGGTCCTGTTTTGCCTTGATGACCGTGCCGATCAATTAAAAGGACAAACAAGAATAAAGTTCTGGAAGGAGCTCATCAAAAAATACGACCATATCCACAGGGGAATCCATGCTTATTATAATGATGCCATAGGCAAGTTGTTTTGGGAAATCCACTGGGGGTGGTTCAGGGACAGGGCTCGAAAAATTGGCTTGGGCATTCAGCTCAGCCAGTTCATTAGGAAATTCCTTAAAGCAGGTCTATGGGAGGCAAAGAACCTCCAAAAAAATAAACCACCGACCATTATCAAATATGTCCACCAGTTGAAGCATTGCTCAGGGGCTGGCATAGCCATAGAACTGCTGGGCTATCTTCAATCCAATAAACAATCTCCACAGGTCTTCCATCATCCCAAACTGGAACCACTCTACCAGACTATCACGGAAATCATTTGTTTCTCCAATGACCTATCCTCCTTTGAAAAGGAAAAACGAGATGGTGACTTCCATAACCTGGTCTTACTAAAGGAAATGCAGTACCATATCCCTTTAGAGGAATCCATCAAACGGATTAAAGAACGATTGGATTTTCTACAGCAAATATATGTCAACCAACATCGGACCTTTCCCTTATTGGGAAACACCCACCTGCAAGAAAAGATAAGGCTCATAAAAGCCATCTATGCCATGCTACAAGGCATGGAAATATGGGTACGGAAAGATACGAGGAGGTATAAAAATAATTCAGAGTGA